The following are encoded in a window of Thermoanaerobacter ethanolicus JW 200 genomic DNA:
- the amrA gene encoding AmmeMemoRadiSam system protein A, with the protein MGVLLSCYLMPHPPIIVPEVGRGEEKKIQKTIDSLNTVSINIKEKKPDTIIIVTPHGYVFRDAVAVTVFPRLEGDLGQFGARDVRFEFENDLELVEKIVEESRKKDIPIAEINDELIKRNALSKKLDHGTMVPLYFVTKHYATFKLVHISYGFLPFEQLYEFGIAINKAIMESNKKVVFIASGDLSHKLTPNSPNGYTPKGEIFDNKLLNLLSEMRVEEIIGMDKGLIEEAAECGFRSVCVMLGALDGYEVKAEVLSHEGPFGVGYGVAQFEVDQYKGTSLLEKLYRLKRQRIEEIRQKEDPYVKLARESLEYYVKNKKLMPVPQGLPEEMYSRKAGVFVSLHKDGELRGCIGTVVPQRKNIAEEIIKNAISAGFEDPRFEPVEEYELKDIEYSVDVLTPPQPVKSKQELNPKKYGVIVRKGYRSGLLLPDLEGVDSVEEQISIALRKAGISPDEDYTIEKFEVERHK; encoded by the coding sequence ATGGGAGTTTTGTTGTCTTGTTATCTCATGCCTCATCCACCTATAATCGTACCTGAAGTAGGGAGAGGAGAAGAAAAAAAGATTCAAAAGACGATAGATTCACTTAATACTGTTTCAATCAACATAAAAGAAAAAAAGCCTGATACAATAATAATTGTCACTCCTCATGGATACGTTTTTAGAGATGCTGTAGCAGTGACTGTTTTTCCTCGTTTAGAAGGAGACCTTGGACAGTTTGGTGCAAGAGATGTAAGGTTCGAATTTGAGAATGATTTAGAACTTGTTGAAAAAATTGTAGAAGAATCGAGAAAAAAAGATATACCTATTGCAGAGATAAATGATGAATTAATCAAAAGAAACGCCCTTTCAAAAAAACTTGACCATGGAACAATGGTACCTTTGTATTTTGTGACAAAACATTATGCTACTTTCAAATTAGTTCATATTTCCTATGGCTTTTTGCCTTTTGAACAGCTTTACGAATTTGGAATTGCAATAAACAAAGCAATAATGGAATCAAACAAAAAAGTCGTTTTTATCGCCAGTGGGGATTTATCTCACAAATTGACTCCCAATAGTCCGAATGGTTATACGCCAAAGGGAGAAATTTTTGACAACAAGCTTTTAAATTTGCTTTCCGAAATGAGAGTGGAAGAAATAATAGGCATGGACAAAGGACTAATAGAAGAAGCCGCAGAGTGTGGATTTAGATCGGTTTGCGTTATGTTGGGAGCTCTTGATGGTTATGAGGTTAAAGCGGAAGTATTATCTCATGAAGGACCTTTTGGTGTAGGATATGGTGTTGCACAATTTGAAGTAGATCAGTATAAAGGAACAAGCCTTTTAGAAAAGTTGTACAGGTTAAAAAGACAAAGGATTGAAGAGATAAGGCAAAAAGAAGACCCATATGTCAAACTTGCCAGAGAAAGCCTTGAATATTATGTGAAAAATAAAAAGCTAATGCCAGTACCACAGGGCTTACCGGAGGAGATGTATAGTAGAAAAGCGGGAGTTTTTGTTTCTCTTCACAAAGATGGGGAACTTAGAGGATGTATAGGTACAGTAGTTCCACAGAGAAAGAATATAGCAGAAGAAATAATAAAAAATGCCATAAGTGCAGGTTTTGAAGATCCTCGCTTTGAACCTGTAGAGGAGTATGAACTGAAGGATATTGAGTATTCAGTGGATGTTTTGACACCTCCTCAACCTGTTAAATCAAAACAAGAACTTAACCCCAAAAAGTACGGAGTAATAGTGAGAAAAGGCTATCGTTCAGGATTGCTTTTACCTGACTTAGAAGGAGTAGACAGCGTTGAAGAACAAATTTCTATTGCCTTGAGAAAAGCTGGAATTAGTCCAGATGAGGATTACACAATAGAAAAATTTGAAGTTGAAAGACATAAATAG
- a CDS encoding YesL family protein — protein MRDSKLYDIAYFISDLMILNLLWIVFSLPVVTIFQSTEALFRSVHFLRKDEGEGVWKEFWKAFKKHFWWMLINFVITVAVILILYVDVRFFIQQNTAFAYILAGLLLSMGLMFLITLIYTFLTIQYYEGKLFGLWKTSFLLGLGHLPQTILIILTLLTALILANIMPILFFIILASVSAYVIDIIFEGVIRKYIKKDKE, from the coding sequence ATGAGAGATTCAAAGCTTTACGACATAGCCTATTTCATAAGCGATTTAATGATATTAAATCTTCTGTGGATTGTATTTTCACTTCCTGTTGTGACAATTTTCCAATCCACAGAAGCTCTTTTTCGTTCTGTACATTTTTTAAGAAAAGACGAAGGAGAAGGAGTCTGGAAAGAATTTTGGAAAGCCTTTAAAAAACACTTTTGGTGGATGCTTATAAACTTTGTGATTACCGTTGCTGTTATTTTAATACTTTACGTAGACGTGAGATTTTTTATACAACAAAACACAGCTTTTGCATACATTCTTGCTGGTTTGTTATTGTCAATGGGACTCATGTTTTTAATCACATTGATATACACTTTTTTAACAATCCAATATTATGAGGGAAAACTTTTTGGCTTATGGAAAACCTCTTTTTTATTAGGTCTTGGACATTTACCCCAAACAATACTTATAATTTTGACGTTGTTAACTGCTTTGATTCTCGCAAACATTATGCCAATATTGTTCTTTATAATATTAGCAAGTGTTTCAGCCTATGTAATAGATATTATTTTTGAGGGAGTAATTAGGAAGTATATAAAGAAAGATAAGGAATGA